The genomic segment CCAGTCATGTGCACCTATACAAAACTCACATTCAGTCACAGGTGTAAGCCACATCCAAGTACTTATAGGTTCCGACACAGGGGTCACCGAACACAGAGTTGGATACCTTGACGATACACTGGCGCTTTCCATCACACCTGTGTGTCAACAGGTAGAGGTTAACACCACAGCCAATGACTTCCTACAGCTAAATGCACACTGAAGGTTTCAGTACCTTTCTGCCATTTTGCTGGTGGTGGATTGGCTGAGGCAGTTGGTGTTTTTGAGTTGTTGATGTGGGCGCCCAATGGAACACACATCGTGTTGACGACGACCATAGTTGGCACGCTGAATACGGATCTCACCTCGATCTGAGGAAGAGAAAGGACAAACcttggtgttggtgtgggctagtgACTAATATACACGGCACCACATGATTAAACTGTACGGTAGTGTTGACCAGCTTACCACATAGTAGTTGAGAATCAGAGCCTTCACATATGATGCTGCTTACtgcaaagacaacacaggagttacACCACTGGCCAGACAAATTAAGACATACATTAGCCTGGTGAAGTGTTAGTGATGCGCACTGACAGGGAATGTTGATTTCAGGTGCATTTTCTAAAAGTCATTATAAACTCGTTAGCATGAACCAAAGTACAAAAAGTTAGGCGCGTCATCTTCCACCGTTACCTTTTAGTTTCACTTCCTTATGAGCAGTTCTCGAAATGCTAGCATTTTAAGCAAACTGGCTGGCTAGACCTAAACTGTTGAAAAAATAAAGTCGACCCCGCTACACCCAATCTGTGCAGTTTGTGCCATCTGTCAGATTGGCTATAAACCCTGCAAAACTGTAGGAGTTGCGCTAGCTAGTTACCGttcactgaaacatggtaaaccaGATTAAGTGCACAAGCATCATATAAGCTTGACACTTGCCTTCCATGTTCTTGCTGGCTAATTGAGCTAGATATGTCAATTTAACAAGGAACAGCAGCAGCATATGAGACAAGTCAAAAAAGTtactgcaaaaagggtcaatgcagatagtcattCAGCAGTTAAGGCTTGGGGGAAGTAGAAGcctttcagggtcctgttggttccagacttggtgcagccGTACCATTTGTTATGGAGTAGCAGAGACCAGTATAACTTGGGGGGtgcgagtctttgacaatgtagaGCCTGCCGACACAGGTGGTGTCGAAATCCTGATGCAGGGAGCGCGGCctctgatgtactgggccgtacgcgataccctctgtagcaccttgtggtcagatgccatacctagtggtgatgcagccagtcaaaaagCTCTCAATGGTGTAGAATTCAGAATCGGAGGGCTGACACCAATCCTTTTAGCCTCCTGGCAGGGAAGGGctcagccctccatttcctgtagtccactaccAGTTCCTTCGGcatcttggcaccacactgccaggtctctgacctccctataggctactcAAACTAAACAAGTTGCATATCCACAGCTTGCTAGGGTTAGTTAGCAGTTGAGGGTGGTTTACACTTGGAGAAACAAAAGTTAACAAGCTGGTACCATAGGGGAACCAACCCATTATATTCCTTTTCTAGCAATCAGCTGAGCTTACTTTTTTACAAGATTAAAAGTGGGTAGGAGAATTAAACAATGTCCCAACATGACAGTCATACCAACACTAAATATTAAATACTAATACTattaaatactaaatactaaataTTATTAGCACACATTCAGAGACTGACTTGTTTCTTGCTGTTGGACACAGGAGTATTTGGTGTCCAGGTACTTATAAGTCCCGACACAGGGGTCTCCAAAAACGAAATTGGATGCAGGGACAATACACTCGCTCTTCCCACCGCATCTGTGTGTTTCAAAGACATGTTGAGGTCATGAGTTcatacaggtaaacacaacagGTTCCAGCACATTTCTGCCATCTTGCTGGTGGTTGTTTACACTACAGCCAAGGAGTTACAGGTTCTAGTACCTTTCTGCCATCTTGCTGGTGGAGGATTGGCTGAGGCAGTTGGTGTCGGTGAGTTGGTTATCAGGGCGCCCAATAGAACAAACATCGTGTTGACGACGACCGTAGTTCGCACGCTTGATATGGATCTTACCTCCAtctgagggagatggagaacagTGAGGCACGAAGGAGAGCCAAGTATGGGTCTCTATGGTGTGGGCTAGTGACGCTAATCTACAGTATAAACGATCATAGGTGGTCGGTGAGTATACTGTTCAGCAGTGTGGACTAGCTTACCACATTGCAGTAAAGCATCAGAGCCTTCACACGTGATGCTGATTGCTGCCAGGACAAATAAACAGGAATTACACACCACTCACATTAGCTTGGTTAAGTAGTATCAtcattattacatacagtacctccaTCTGTTAGTGTGCAGCAAGCTGTAGCCAGCACTGAAACAACATCACACAGCTAGTTCAGCAACATTCAACATCATATGCACTTGGACCATGAAGCTACAACTCAGCATTGGTCTCTATACGCAAGTTCAGCATTTGGTCTCATATTCCATGCTTTGAATACCTTTTTGCCCAAAAGGAACTGAATGTCCCTCAAATCATATTACATGTACTTCTTTTCACTCacaaatacaaacattgtcatataTATTTAAATTCTAATCTGCATCAGATACAGATTTTGTATACTCACATGTGACCACCGTCAGTCTCAAAATGCACATGATGCCAGGTACAGGAGTGGTACTAACAGAGAAAATGCAACTGATGATAACAAGATCCAATACACCTGGTATTTATGTTATGTGACATGTCTTAATTTACCCAGGTGTATCTATTTGTCTCCAGGTGCACCTCATTGCAATTAGGGGCCTGCGTTTGGTGGTCAAAACCTGGCTATTGAGTCAGTCTCAtggagttagatagaggactctagatggatgaAATCCATGTTGGCATGAACATTGCCACTGAGGGCTTCCAACAAAGTAGCCATCTAGGTGgagcttctcaaatcaaatcaaatcaaattttatttgtcacataaacatggttagcagatgttaatgcgagtgtagcgaaatgcttgtgcttctagttccgacaatgcagtaataaccaacaagtaatctaactaacaactccaaaactactgtcttatacacagtgtaaggggataaagaatatgtacataaggatatatgaatgagtgatggtacagagcagcataggcaagatacagtagatggtatcgagtacagtatatatatatgagatgagtatgtaaacaaagtggcatagttaaagtggctagtaatacatgtattacataaggatacagtcgatgatatagagtacagtatatacgtatgcatatgagatgaataatgtagggtaagtaacattatataaggtagcattgtttaaagtggctagtgatatatttacatcatttcccatcaattcccattattaaagtggctggagttgagtcagtgtcattgtgttggcagcagccactcaatgttagtggtggctgtttaacagtctgatggccttgagatagaagctgtttttcagtctctcggtcccagctttgatgcacctgtactgacctcgccttctggatgatagcggggtgaacaggcagtggctcgggtggttgatgtccttgatgatctttatggccttcctgtaacatcgggtggtgtaggtgtcctggagggcaggtagtttgccccctgtgatgcattgtgcagaccgttCGTTAAGGAAGAATCACACGGGCCACTTTCAGTCGCAAAACCTTTGAGCATTGCAGATATACATTTCATGAATAGAGACAACGTATTTCCTTAATAATCTCCATGTCGGGGAGACATATTTGTTCAATATAGCATATTTTTATCTGAACCTTCCAAAAGGTTGCATCCTGCCTAACGCTCCCCATTATTCAATCCAGGTTAtctggagggatcagccaattaatTATACACTTGAGCAAACACTGCATAACTGTAGGTAGCATTAAATTGCCACCTTTGGCTTCATACAGTACCTTTTCAAACAAAACACTCTGTGATGGTGTGCAGCCTTTAAGTTTGTTTGCCAACTCATAGAAATTATAGAAGACAATGGACTACTTTAATAAAATGAATATTGCCTCTATTGTCTCTAATGTAATTACATTtgttatttgatttgaatggagCTGCCCTTGCGCTCACGTACGCCATAATGGGACACATATAAAGATGATATACTGtgactatcattctctatggtccAATCTCTACGATGTGTTGTTCTGGTGGCTGAGtgtgtgtcctcttcctctcaactGTCCATTCTCAGGGCTGCTGGACAGGTGCCTTGCCCGTCAACGTTGCAGCCCTTTGGGTGTTGCACTTATCAGGCTTCACCGCCATTGACCAGAAAGGCTGGTCCTAGTCATTTTGTGCATTTATATGCTTCCCAGTTGCCACTCCTGTGAAGGGAGACCGCTGCACTTGAAGGCAGTTCGGTGACCACAGAACCCCAGTACAGGTACTCtattgtaaacattattaaagttaaCCGTGTtgaatgactatgtacatatggCAGCAGTCTCTATGGTACAGGTTAGAGTACCAGGTGGTGTCAACCCAGTACCCTGCTTTTAATAGTGACTAAGTTTGGGCTGGGTACTGGGAGGAGGCCGGCTAGAGGAGACGATTTTAACGTCCGATGGACTGGAGTAAGAAACTTCTATCTCCAGTTTCTCAGTCTCTAGGTCACAGCTTTGATGCTCCTGTACTATCAcctccttctggatggtagcggggtgaacaggccatggctcgagtggctgaggtccttgatgatcttcttggcctatcTGTGACACCGagcgctgtaggtgtcctggagggcaggcagtgtgctcccggtgatgcgttgggctgaccgcaccaccatTTGGGGAGCCCTTTGGTTGCAATTGCCGTACTAGGCGTTGACACAGCCCTACAGGATCCTCTCAATGGTGCACCTGTAGAAGttcatgccaaatttcttcagcctcctgaggttgagtaggtgctgttgcgccttcatcACATTTTCTCAACGAATGGATCATTTCAGGTTGATTGTGATGTGCACGCCGAGAAACTTGAAGCTTTTTGTCCTCTCCAGTGCGACCCTGTAGAAGTGGATGGGGActagctctctctgctgtctactgtaatcaacaatcatctccattgttttgttgacattgagggagaggttattttcccggCACCATTCCGTCAGGgtcctcacatcctccctgtatgccgtcttgtcattgttggaaatcaggcctaccactgctgtcagcaaacttgatgattgagttgccactcagtcatgggtgaacagggagtacaggaggaggttgAGCACACACCCTTATTGTTCCCCatcttgaggatcagcgtggtgaaggtgttgttgcctaccttcacaccCGAGGTCAGCCCGTCTGCCCAGCTGCAAAGAGCGGGATTGAGACCAATTGTCCAAGCTTGTTGATGTGGTAGGATTCTGCTATTTCCTTTACATTTGAtccggaacccccaacagaagctagccagct from the Oncorhynchus kisutch isolate 150728-3 unplaced genomic scaffold, Okis_V2 scaffold1470, whole genome shotgun sequence genome contains:
- the LOC116366450 gene encoding L-rhamnose-binding lectin CSL3-like gives rise to the protein MCILRLTVVTLLATACCTLTDGAISITCEGSDALLQCDGGKIHIKRANYGRRQHDVCSIGRPDNQLTDTNCLSQSSTSKMAERCGGKSECIVPASNFVFGDPCVGTYKYLDTKYSCVQQQETISSIICEGSDSQLLCDRGEIRIQRANYGRRQHDVCSIGRPHQQLKNTNCLSQSTTSKMAERCDGKRQCIVKVSNSVFGDPCVGTYKYLDVAYTCD